The genomic window GCGGGATCTTCTACTTCCTCAAGCTGACCGTGCTGACCGAGAAGCCGGTCACCGCGAAGATCATCTCCGGCGTCATCGCCGTGATCGCCTCCTACATCCTGAACCGCGAGTGGTCGTTCAAGAACCGCGGCGGCCGGGAGCGCCACCACGAGGCGCTGCTGTTCTTCGGGGTCAGCGGCGTCGGCGTGGCGCTGAGCAACATCCCGCTGTGGATCTCCAGCTATGTCTTCGACCTGCGGCAGCCGAACGTCAGCTTCACCGTCGAGAACATCGCCGACTTCGTCAGCGCCTTCATCATCGGCAACCTCCTCCAGATGGCCTTCCGGTTCTGGGCGATGCGGCGCTGGGTCTTCCCGGACGAGATGACCGAGCTGGAGGCGGAGCTCGAGGAGCTCATCGAAGAGG from Nocardia bhagyanarayanae includes these protein-coding regions:
- a CDS encoding GtrA family protein, whose amino-acid sequence is MSFVDDVVSVLPRPLREIAYRHHELIKFAIVGATTFVIDSGIFYFLKLTVLTEKPVTAKIISGVIAVIASYILNREWSFKNRGGRERHHEALLFFGVSGVGVALSNIPLWISSYVFDLRQPNVSFTVENIADFVSAFIIGNLLQMAFRFWAMRRWVFPDEMTELEAELEELIEEEQLGQA